A portion of the Scylla paramamosain isolate STU-SP2022 chromosome 2, ASM3559412v1, whole genome shotgun sequence genome contains these proteins:
- the LOC135110276 gene encoding sialin-like isoform X1 — protein MVILMNNSAISKYRCEDGRGTEASELGKRHDLILLLFLGFAGLYAMRVNLSVAIVAMVRARPESQSLRDTEDVCPNPEVASESKHNPLKVESRGEFDWDEQTQGMVLGGFFYGYLLTNYLGGRLADRFGGRLIYGAGVTLTAFLTIISPSAARYSTNAFILVRVLEGMTEGVTYPATNVMISHWIPPQERARSISRSCGGTLIGTVITLSVSGWLTETEWGWPSVFYLSGFICLVWSWFWFRYAYDTPDDHPTISAAEKHYIRQSIGHHRGKMGQNVPWRSILTSVPFMTLVVAHVCHNWGFYCLLTELPTYLRNIQHFNMKQNGLISALPYMVMWVFNLTYSSYMDHLLETGKLSTKNIRKISMIIANHIPAAVLLLVPWVGCDRQRAVILICIALGSGGASTCGLHCGFQELAPNFAGTLTGISNTVATIPGFLAPAVTGMIINNQQTLSSWREVFHVVSLIYIFGGTIYLIFMSADTQPWNDANTEKRKGPFKETTVLKNV, from the exons atggTTATACTTATGAATAATTCAGCAATATCAAAGTACCGTTGCGAAGATGGACGCGGGACGGAAGCAAGTG AACTTGGAAAACGACATGACCTCATCCTACTGTTATTTTTGGGGTTTGCTGGCTTATATGCCATGCGAGTCAATCTGTCAGTAGCAATTGTTGCCATGGTGAGGGCTCGCCCTGAAAGCCAAAGTCTTCGTGATACAGAAGATGTATGCCCTAATCCAGAAGTAGCATCTGAAAGCAAGCATAATCCTTTGAAAGTTGAATCA AGGGGAGAATTTGACTGGGATGAGCAGACTCAAGGTATGGTTCTTGGAGGTTTCTTCTATGGTTATCTTCTCACCAACTACCTTGGAGGACGTCTGGCTGATAGGTTTGGAGGGCGACTTATTTATGGTGCTGGAGTGACTCTGACAGCATTCCTCACAATTATTTCACCTTCAGCAGCAAGATACTCCACTAATGCATTTATATTAGTCAGAGTATTAGAAGGAATGACTGAG GGAGTGACCTATCCTGCCACGAATGTGATGATCTCTCATTGGATTCCACCTCAGGAAAGGGCACGGTCTATATCACGTAGTTGTGGAG GCACTCTAATTGGCACTGTAATAACCTTGTCAGTAAGTGGATGGCTGACGGAAACAGAATGGGGATGGCCATCTGTTTTTTACCTATCTGGATTTATCTGTCTTGTTTGGAGCTGGTTCTGGTTTAGATATGCTTATGACACCCCAGATGACCATCCCACCATCTCAGCTGCTGAAAAGCATTATATAAGGCAGTCCATTGGACACCATAGAGGAAAAATG ggACAGAATGTACCTTGGAGATCAATCCTAACCTCAGTGCCCTTCATGACTTTGGTGGTGGCACATGTATGCCATAATTGGGGCTTCTACTGCTTGCTCACAGAACTTCCCACATATCTCAGAAATATTCAGCACTTCAACATGAAACAG AATGGTTTAATCTCAGCACTTCCTTACATGGTGATGTGGGTGTTTAATTTGACATATTCGTCATATATGGATCATCTTTTAGAAACAGGAAAGCTCTCCACCAAGAACATCCGGAAAATCTCTATGATCATAG CAAACCACATTCCAGCGGCAGTGCTGCTCCTTGTTCCGTGGGTGGGGTGTGATAGGCAGCGAGCTGTGATTCTTATCTGTATTGCTTTGGGTTCAGGTGGAGCCTCAACGTGCGGACTGCACTGTGGCTTTCAG GAGTTGGCTCCAAACTTTGCAGGGACCTTGACAGGCATATCAAACACAGTGGCAACAATACCAGGATTTCTTGCTCCAGCTGTAACTGGGATGATCATAAATAACCAA CAAACGCTGAGCAGTTGGAGAGAAGTGTTCCATGTGGTGTCACTCATCTACATTTTTGGAGGAACCATCTACCTCATCTTTATGTCTGCAGACACTCAGCCATGGAATGATGCTAACACTGAAAAAAG AAAAGGACCATTCAAAGAGACTACAGTGCTTAAAAATGTATGA
- the LOC135110276 gene encoding sialin-like isoform X2, which translates to MDAGRKQVFQQEGCQGQVDSAESKLGKRHDLILLLFLGFAGLYAMRVNLSVAIVAMVRARPESQSLRDTEDVCPNPEVASESKHNPLKVESRGEFDWDEQTQGMVLGGFFYGYLLTNYLGGRLADRFGGRLIYGAGVTLTAFLTIISPSAARYSTNAFILVRVLEGMTEGVTYPATNVMISHWIPPQERARSISRSCGGTLIGTVITLSVSGWLTETEWGWPSVFYLSGFICLVWSWFWFRYAYDTPDDHPTISAAEKHYIRQSIGHHRGKMGQNVPWRSILTSVPFMTLVVAHVCHNWGFYCLLTELPTYLRNIQHFNMKQNGLISALPYMVMWVFNLTYSSYMDHLLETGKLSTKNIRKISMIIANHIPAAVLLLVPWVGCDRQRAVILICIALGSGGASTCGLHCGFQELAPNFAGTLTGISNTVATIPGFLAPAVTGMIINNQQTLSSWREVFHVVSLIYIFGGTIYLIFMSADTQPWNDANTEKRKGPFKETTVLKNV; encoded by the exons ATGGACGCGGGACGGAAGCAAGTG TTTCAGCAAGAAGGATGTCAGGGACAAGTAGATTCTGCTGAATCAA AACTTGGAAAACGACATGACCTCATCCTACTGTTATTTTTGGGGTTTGCTGGCTTATATGCCATGCGAGTCAATCTGTCAGTAGCAATTGTTGCCATGGTGAGGGCTCGCCCTGAAAGCCAAAGTCTTCGTGATACAGAAGATGTATGCCCTAATCCAGAAGTAGCATCTGAAAGCAAGCATAATCCTTTGAAAGTTGAATCA AGGGGAGAATTTGACTGGGATGAGCAGACTCAAGGTATGGTTCTTGGAGGTTTCTTCTATGGTTATCTTCTCACCAACTACCTTGGAGGACGTCTGGCTGATAGGTTTGGAGGGCGACTTATTTATGGTGCTGGAGTGACTCTGACAGCATTCCTCACAATTATTTCACCTTCAGCAGCAAGATACTCCACTAATGCATTTATATTAGTCAGAGTATTAGAAGGAATGACTGAG GGAGTGACCTATCCTGCCACGAATGTGATGATCTCTCATTGGATTCCACCTCAGGAAAGGGCACGGTCTATATCACGTAGTTGTGGAG GCACTCTAATTGGCACTGTAATAACCTTGTCAGTAAGTGGATGGCTGACGGAAACAGAATGGGGATGGCCATCTGTTTTTTACCTATCTGGATTTATCTGTCTTGTTTGGAGCTGGTTCTGGTTTAGATATGCTTATGACACCCCAGATGACCATCCCACCATCTCAGCTGCTGAAAAGCATTATATAAGGCAGTCCATTGGACACCATAGAGGAAAAATG ggACAGAATGTACCTTGGAGATCAATCCTAACCTCAGTGCCCTTCATGACTTTGGTGGTGGCACATGTATGCCATAATTGGGGCTTCTACTGCTTGCTCACAGAACTTCCCACATATCTCAGAAATATTCAGCACTTCAACATGAAACAG AATGGTTTAATCTCAGCACTTCCTTACATGGTGATGTGGGTGTTTAATTTGACATATTCGTCATATATGGATCATCTTTTAGAAACAGGAAAGCTCTCCACCAAGAACATCCGGAAAATCTCTATGATCATAG CAAACCACATTCCAGCGGCAGTGCTGCTCCTTGTTCCGTGGGTGGGGTGTGATAGGCAGCGAGCTGTGATTCTTATCTGTATTGCTTTGGGTTCAGGTGGAGCCTCAACGTGCGGACTGCACTGTGGCTTTCAG GAGTTGGCTCCAAACTTTGCAGGGACCTTGACAGGCATATCAAACACAGTGGCAACAATACCAGGATTTCTTGCTCCAGCTGTAACTGGGATGATCATAAATAACCAA CAAACGCTGAGCAGTTGGAGAGAAGTGTTCCATGTGGTGTCACTCATCTACATTTTTGGAGGAACCATCTACCTCATCTTTATGTCTGCAGACACTCAGCCATGGAATGATGCTAACACTGAAAAAAG AAAAGGACCATTCAAAGAGACTACAGTGCTTAAAAATGTATGA
- the LOC135110276 gene encoding sialin-like isoform X3, whose translation MRVNLSVAIVAMVRARPESQSLRDTEDVCPNPEVASESKHNPLKVESRGEFDWDEQTQGMVLGGFFYGYLLTNYLGGRLADRFGGRLIYGAGVTLTAFLTIISPSAARYSTNAFILVRVLEGMTEGVTYPATNVMISHWIPPQERARSISRSCGGTLIGTVITLSVSGWLTETEWGWPSVFYLSGFICLVWSWFWFRYAYDTPDDHPTISAAEKHYIRQSIGHHRGKMGQNVPWRSILTSVPFMTLVVAHVCHNWGFYCLLTELPTYLRNIQHFNMKQNGLISALPYMVMWVFNLTYSSYMDHLLETGKLSTKNIRKISMIIANHIPAAVLLLVPWVGCDRQRAVILICIALGSGGASTCGLHCGFQELAPNFAGTLTGISNTVATIPGFLAPAVTGMIINNQQTLSSWREVFHVVSLIYIFGGTIYLIFMSADTQPWNDANTEKRKGPFKETTVLKNV comes from the exons ATGCGAGTCAATCTGTCAGTAGCAATTGTTGCCATGGTGAGGGCTCGCCCTGAAAGCCAAAGTCTTCGTGATACAGAAGATGTATGCCCTAATCCAGAAGTAGCATCTGAAAGCAAGCATAATCCTTTGAAAGTTGAATCA AGGGGAGAATTTGACTGGGATGAGCAGACTCAAGGTATGGTTCTTGGAGGTTTCTTCTATGGTTATCTTCTCACCAACTACCTTGGAGGACGTCTGGCTGATAGGTTTGGAGGGCGACTTATTTATGGTGCTGGAGTGACTCTGACAGCATTCCTCACAATTATTTCACCTTCAGCAGCAAGATACTCCACTAATGCATTTATATTAGTCAGAGTATTAGAAGGAATGACTGAG GGAGTGACCTATCCTGCCACGAATGTGATGATCTCTCATTGGATTCCACCTCAGGAAAGGGCACGGTCTATATCACGTAGTTGTGGAG GCACTCTAATTGGCACTGTAATAACCTTGTCAGTAAGTGGATGGCTGACGGAAACAGAATGGGGATGGCCATCTGTTTTTTACCTATCTGGATTTATCTGTCTTGTTTGGAGCTGGTTCTGGTTTAGATATGCTTATGACACCCCAGATGACCATCCCACCATCTCAGCTGCTGAAAAGCATTATATAAGGCAGTCCATTGGACACCATAGAGGAAAAATG ggACAGAATGTACCTTGGAGATCAATCCTAACCTCAGTGCCCTTCATGACTTTGGTGGTGGCACATGTATGCCATAATTGGGGCTTCTACTGCTTGCTCACAGAACTTCCCACATATCTCAGAAATATTCAGCACTTCAACATGAAACAG AATGGTTTAATCTCAGCACTTCCTTACATGGTGATGTGGGTGTTTAATTTGACATATTCGTCATATATGGATCATCTTTTAGAAACAGGAAAGCTCTCCACCAAGAACATCCGGAAAATCTCTATGATCATAG CAAACCACATTCCAGCGGCAGTGCTGCTCCTTGTTCCGTGGGTGGGGTGTGATAGGCAGCGAGCTGTGATTCTTATCTGTATTGCTTTGGGTTCAGGTGGAGCCTCAACGTGCGGACTGCACTGTGGCTTTCAG GAGTTGGCTCCAAACTTTGCAGGGACCTTGACAGGCATATCAAACACAGTGGCAACAATACCAGGATTTCTTGCTCCAGCTGTAACTGGGATGATCATAAATAACCAA CAAACGCTGAGCAGTTGGAGAGAAGTGTTCCATGTGGTGTCACTCATCTACATTTTTGGAGGAACCATCTACCTCATCTTTATGTCTGCAGACACTCAGCCATGGAATGATGCTAACACTGAAAAAAG AAAAGGACCATTCAAAGAGACTACAGTGCTTAAAAATGTATGA